Proteins encoded by one window of Camelus bactrianus isolate YW-2024 breed Bactrian camel chromosome 9, ASM4877302v1, whole genome shotgun sequence:
- the GSTM3 gene encoding glutathione S-transferase Mu 3 isoform X1 translates to MSSCKSAVVLGYWDIRGLAHAIRMLLEFTDTSYEEKRYTCGEAPDYDKSQWLDVKFKLDLDFPNLPYLMDGKNKITQSNAILRYIARKHNMCGDTEEEKIRVDIMENQIMDFRMQLARICYSPDHEKLKPSYLEQLPGQLKQFSLFLGKYSWFAGEKLTFVDFLTYDVLDQNRIFEPRCLDEFPNLKAFMCRFEALEKIAAYMQSDRFLKMPINNKMAQWGNKRIC, encoded by the exons ATGTCGTCGTGCAAGTCGGCTGTGGTTTTGGGTTACTGGGATATTCGCGGG CTGGCTCATGCCATCCGCATGCTCCTGGAGTTCACGGATACATCTTATGAAGAGAAACGTTACACGTGCGGGGAAG CTCCTGACTATGATAAAAGCCAGTGGCTGGATGTGAAATTCAAACTAGACCTGGACTTTCCTAAC CTGCCCTATCTCATGGATGGAAAGAACAAGATCACCCAGAGCAATGCCATCTTGCGCTACATTGCTCGCAAGCACAATATGT GTGGTGacactgaagaagaaaagattCGAGTGGACATCATGGAGAACCAAATAATGGATTTTCGCATGCAACTGGCACGAATCTGCTACAGCCCTGACCAT GAAAAACTGAAGCCTTCATACTTGGAACAGCTTCCTGGACAACTGAAACAATTCTCCTTGTTCCTGGGGAAATACtcatggtttgcaggggaaaag CTCACCTTTGTGGATTTCCTCACCTATGATGTCTTAGATCAGAACCGTATCTTTGAGCCCAGGTGCCTGGATGAATTTCCAAATCTGAAGGCTTTCATGTGTCGTTTTGAG GCTTTGGAAAAAATAGCTGCCTACATGCAGTCTGACCGCTTCCTCAAGATGCCCATCAACAACAAGATGGCCCAGTGGGGCAACAAGAGAATATGCTGA
- the GSTM3 gene encoding glutathione S-transferase Mu 3 isoform X2 has product MDGKNKITQSNAILRYIARKHNMCGDTEEEKIRVDIMENQIMDFRMQLARICYSPDHEKLKPSYLEQLPGQLKQFSLFLGKYSWFAGEKLTFVDFLTYDVLDQNRIFEPRCLDEFPNLKAFMCRFEALEKIAAYMQSDRFLKMPINNKMAQWGNKRIC; this is encoded by the exons ATGGATGGAAAGAACAAGATCACCCAGAGCAATGCCATCTTGCGCTACATTGCTCGCAAGCACAATATGT GTGGTGacactgaagaagaaaagattCGAGTGGACATCATGGAGAACCAAATAATGGATTTTCGCATGCAACTGGCACGAATCTGCTACAGCCCTGACCAT GAAAAACTGAAGCCTTCATACTTGGAACAGCTTCCTGGACAACTGAAACAATTCTCCTTGTTCCTGGGGAAATACtcatggtttgcaggggaaaag CTCACCTTTGTGGATTTCCTCACCTATGATGTCTTAGATCAGAACCGTATCTTTGAGCCCAGGTGCCTGGATGAATTTCCAAATCTGAAGGCTTTCATGTGTCGTTTTGAG GCTTTGGAAAAAATAGCTGCCTACATGCAGTCTGACCGCTTCCTCAAGATGCCCATCAACAACAAGATGGCCCAGTGGGGCAACAAGAGAATATGCTGA